The following is a genomic window from Methanoplanus sp. FWC-SCC4.
TGAGCAGATGCACATAATTTTATCAATAGACGAAGGGGTGGATTCTCTTGATGAATTGATAGTAAGGATGAAGCCTTCCATTGAGAAATATTCCGATGAGTTTTACAAAGAGAGAAGCCGCGTTAGTCATCATCTCAAAGTTCTGGAAGAAAACGGGTTTATTATAAAAAACAGATATGGAAGAAATATTTCTGTTCGTTTGTCAGATCTCGGAAGCATGATGTGTAAAATTAACAGCTGACCTGCAAAAATTTATCAGGTCAAAACCGATATCTTTTATTTTAAGTAATGCAAATATAAGAAGGAAGTTTGCCAAGGTGGCGGAGCGGCCACGCGGTCGCCTGCAGAGCGACTCCACCCCAGTTCAAATCTGGGCCTTGGCTTCCTGAATAACTTTCGCAAGAAAGTTTGAAGGTGCAGGAAATCTTTGGTTTCCTGTTCAATTGCGGCCATAGCAGTGGGGCAACACCCGGACTCATTTCGAACCCGGCAGTTAAGCCCACTTACGTAGGACGTTGTACTGAGATACGAGAGTTCTCGGGAACCGTCCAACGCTGCAATTGTTCTGCTAGAAGATTTGAGTCTTTTTTGTTAGTTTTTTTATTTATAGCGCAGACTATTTTGTAAAGTTTTTATTTTAAAATTAAGTTGCATATTCTTTTTGTAAATATTTATTTTTAAATCAGGCCGGTTATATTTAGCAGATATTACACTTTAAAATCCAAATTGTTATTATTCATTTAACCGTTTTAATAATCAAAACCAGGTTGCCTGAAAGAATGATTTCCCCAACTCAAAAAATATACAAATACAGTTTTGAAAGCGATAACAACTCCGGCGTTCACCCTCTTGTGATGCGGGCTCTGGAGTCTGCAAATACCGGATACACGTTATCATATGGCGATGACCCTTATACAGAGTCAGCTAAATTATGCTTTGCCGGGCATTTTGGTATTGAGGCTGAAGTCTTTTTTGTATTCACCGGGACGGGCGCAAATGTTGCGGCATTGTCGACGGTTACACGTCCTTATTATGGAATTATATGCCCGGAGACTGCACATATCAATGTTGATGAGTGCGGTGCACCCGGAAAGTTTACAGGATGCACGCTGTTAAGTGTCCCGACTCCTGACGGAAAACTCACTGTTCCGATAATAAAATCAAAAATGACAGGTCTTGGAGATATTCACTGTTCACAGCCAAAGGTTGTTTCAATAACACAGCCGACTGAGCTTGGGACCCTTTATTCGGTTGATGAGATAAAGGAAATATGTGATTATGCGCATTCAAACGGAATGACCGTCCATATGGACGGTGCAAGGATTGCGAATGCATCTGCCGCTCTTGGTGTTCCTATGAGGGAATTTACCGTTGATGCGGGTGTCGATGTTCTCTCTTTTGGCGGAACCAAAAACGGAATGATGTACGGGGAGGCTGTCATCTTCTTTAAAGAGGGGCTGGCTGATGATTTTAGATTCCTTCACAAACAGACAACCCAGCTTGCATCAAAGATGAGGTTTGTTGCTGTGCAGTTTGAAGCAATGTTTAAAGATGATCTCTGGTTTTGCAATGCAGCTAATGCCAATAATATGGCAGGATATCTTGCTGAAAAGGTGTTGTCCTTTGATGGTGTCAAGCTTGTTTACCCGGTTTTGTCAAACGCTGTTTTTGTGACAATTCCTGATAAGGTCATCACCATGATGCAGAAAGAACATCCCTTTTATGTTATCGATAGCGAAAGGTCGGTGGTCAGGTGGATGACTTCATTTGATACAAAAAAAGAGGATGTTGATGATTTTGTGGCTTTCTTAAAAAAATGCCTGGAAAATTCAGAAAATTAATATATGTGTATCTCCTGTAAAAAAAAATTTTAATATTTTTTAACTATGCAGGGCAGGGTATCCCTGATAATTTCATTTGTTTTCTTCCCCTTCCATATATGAAGATACATTCAGCGACATTTTTTTAATAATTTCCATGGCTTTCTGGATTTC
Proteins encoded in this region:
- a CDS encoding threonine aldolase family protein translates to MISPTQKIYKYSFESDNNSGVHPLVMRALESANTGYTLSYGDDPYTESAKLCFAGHFGIEAEVFFVFTGTGANVAALSTVTRPYYGIICPETAHINVDECGAPGKFTGCTLLSVPTPDGKLTVPIIKSKMTGLGDIHCSQPKVVSITQPTELGTLYSVDEIKEICDYAHSNGMTVHMDGARIANASAALGVPMREFTVDAGVDVLSFGGTKNGMMYGEAVIFFKEGLADDFRFLHKQTTQLASKMRFVAVQFEAMFKDDLWFCNAANANNMAGYLAEKVLSFDGVKLVYPVLSNAVFVTIPDKVITMMQKEHPFYVIDSERSVVRWMTSFDTKKEDVDDFVAFLKKCLENSEN